In Panthera leo isolate Ple1 chromosome B3, P.leo_Ple1_pat1.1, whole genome shotgun sequence, a single genomic region encodes these proteins:
- the LOC122221366 gene encoding uncharacterized protein LOC122221366 translates to MASCGKRSGVGPVRVGRVPELVSSGEEGHVEGQPACEGARLEGSEGTKLAARTRAGPSGLHRRAGPSLSGRPEGSGKWAEVGPTLAHQLRSGSASDSYHRGEAAKSRSRILSLLHGECSCSPEGRLSASEAAVAWLRGRGMSTLALCKYLLSPYHTRPCAGQGDSTEQEDMVCAHKGPVRAPSKATCPLSIEPLGRPSCGHPRQVANK, encoded by the exons ATGGCTTCTTGTGGAAagaggtctggagtggggcctgtgagggtggggagggtgccgGAATTGGTAAGCAGTGGAGAGGAAGGCCACGTGGAGGGCCAACCCGCGTGCGAGGGTGCTAGACTCGAGGGAAGCGAGGGGACCAAGCTGGCGGCACGGACAAGGGCTGGCCCGTCTGGACTCCACCGGCGG GCGGGGCCGAGTCTGTCGGGGAGGCCGGAAGGCAGCGGCAAGTGGGCCGAAGTTGGCCCGACTTTGG CCCATCAGCTGAGGTCCGGCAGCGCGTCTGACAGCTACCATCGTGGTGAAGCCGCAAAGAGCAGAAGCCGTATCTTAAG cTTACTACACGGTGAGTGCAGCTGCAGCCCAGAGGGCAGACTGTCTGCCAGTGAAGCGGCCGTGGCCTGGCTGCGTGGCAGAGGGATGTCCACACTTGCCCTGTG CAAGTACTTACTGAGCCCCTACCACACCAGGCCCTGCGCTGGGCAAGGAGACAGCACAGAACAAGAGGATATGGTCTGTGCCCACAAGGGCCCGGTCAGGGCCCCCTCGAAGGCCACATGTCCTCTCTCAATCGAGCCTCTGGGCAGGCCCAGCTGTGGACACCCCAGGCAGGTTGCCAACAAGTAG
- the CRABP1 gene encoding cellular retinoic acid-binding protein 1 gives MPNFAGTWKMRSSENFDELLKALGVNAMLRKVAVAAASKPHVEIRQDGDQFYIKTSTTVRTTEINFKVGEGFEEETVDGRKCRSLATWENENKIHCTQTLLEGDGPKTYWTRELANDELILTFGADDVVCTRIYVRE, from the exons ATGCCCAACTTCGCCGGCACCTGGAAGATGCGCAGCAGCGAGAATTTCGACGAGCTCCTCAAGGCGCTGG GTGTGAACGCCATGCTGCGGAAAGTGGCGGTGGCGGCCGCGTCCAAGCCGCACGTGGAGATCCGCCAGGACGGGGATCAGTTCTACATCAAGACTTCCACCACGGTGCGCACCACCGAGATCAACTTCAAGGTCGGAGAAGGCTTCGAGGAGGAGACTGTGGACGGACGCAAGTGCAGG AGTTTGGCCACTTGGGAGAATGAAAACAAGATCCACTGCACGCAAACTCTCCTCGAGGGCGACGGCCCGAAAACCTACTGGACCCGCGAGCTGGCCAACGACGAGCTCATCCTG acTTTTGGCGCCGATGACGTGGTCTGCACGAGGATTTACGTTCGGGAGTGA